In Halosegnis marinus, one genomic interval encodes:
- a CDS encoding ABC transporter ATP-binding protein, translating to MGSDDGPVIDARGLVKRYESGDGYLEALKGVDIAIEPGEFVAIMGPSGSGKSTLLNMLGLLDDPTEGSVYIDGDDTAEFTDAERTTARKRTIGFVFQNFYLIPTLTALENVEVPALLDRDPATRDRAADLLSRVGLAERTDHLPGELSGGQKQRVAIARSLVNGPRLLLADEPTGNLDRETGRKVLDEFTRITESGVAVVAVTHDPQLPDYTDRTIEMVDGELSR from the coding sequence CTCGTCAAGCGGTACGAGAGCGGCGACGGCTACCTGGAGGCGCTGAAGGGCGTCGATATCGCCATCGAGCCGGGGGAGTTCGTCGCCATCATGGGGCCGTCCGGCAGCGGCAAGTCCACCCTGCTCAACATGCTCGGCCTGCTCGACGACCCGACCGAGGGCTCCGTCTACATCGACGGCGACGACACCGCCGAGTTCACAGACGCCGAGCGGACGACCGCCCGCAAGCGGACCATCGGCTTCGTGTTCCAGAACTTCTACCTCATCCCGACGCTCACCGCGCTGGAGAACGTCGAGGTGCCGGCGCTGCTCGACCGCGACCCCGCGACGCGCGACCGGGCCGCGGACCTGCTCTCCCGGGTGGGGCTCGCCGAGCGGACCGACCACCTGCCGGGCGAGCTGTCGGGCGGGCAGAAACAGCGCGTCGCCATCGCCCGCTCGCTCGTCAACGGCCCGCGGCTGCTGTTGGCCGACGAGCCGACGGGCAACCTCGACCGCGAGACGGGCCGGAAGGTCCTCGACGAGTTCACGCGCATCACGGAGTCGGGCGTCGCCGTCGTCGCCGTGACCCACGACCCGCAGTTACCCGACTACACCGACCGGACCATCGAGATGGTGGACGGGGAGTTGAGCCGGTGA
- a CDS encoding ABC transporter permease, with product MSRVADLYRRFPTLLIARRNLTRTTARTTLAVLGIVIGVVAIASLGVFGSVLQTAALGSLGDIGNQLVVTPNAEEGVTSLTDRDVRAIERAAADAAVVPLKQTRASVSYGGATVATTVYGISNPADAFEAGSGRIPDPLRGGALVGSGLAGDLDVRAGDSITVANRTYRVRAVLAEQGGFSPLNVGAGVVVPVEQVNVTGYQQVVVQTETGEAANATARAVRESVNDRQERVSIIEFSQITDQIGSFFDTLSLFLIGIGSISLVVAGVSILNVMLMSTIERREEIGVLRAVGYQRRDVIKILLAEATLLGVIGGLAGVVLSVGAGAVIAQFALSDPAMALRPDAAVYYLAGFFFGVVTSAVSGLYPAWKAARERPVDALRS from the coding sequence GTGAGCCGCGTCGCGGACCTCTACCGGCGGTTCCCGACGCTGCTCATCGCGCGCCGGAACCTCACCCGGACGACGGCGCGGACGACGCTCGCCGTCCTCGGCATCGTCATCGGCGTCGTCGCCATCGCCTCGCTGGGCGTGTTCGGCTCCGTCCTCCAGACCGCGGCGCTGGGGAGCCTCGGCGACATCGGCAATCAGCTCGTCGTCACGCCGAACGCCGAGGAGGGAGTCACGAGCCTCACCGACCGGGACGTGCGCGCCATCGAGCGCGCCGCGGCCGACGCCGCGGTCGTCCCGCTCAAGCAGACCCGCGCGAGCGTGAGCTACGGGGGTGCGACGGTCGCGACCACGGTGTACGGCATCTCGAACCCGGCGGACGCCTTCGAGGCCGGGTCGGGCAGGATACCCGACCCCTTGCGCGGCGGCGCGCTCGTCGGGAGCGGGCTCGCCGGCGACCTCGACGTGCGGGCGGGCGACTCCATCACCGTGGCGAACCGGACCTACCGGGTGCGCGCCGTCCTCGCCGAACAGGGCGGCTTCTCGCCGCTCAACGTCGGCGCGGGCGTCGTCGTCCCCGTCGAACAGGTGAACGTGACCGGCTACCAGCAGGTCGTCGTCCAGACCGAGACGGGGGAGGCGGCGAACGCCACGGCGCGGGCGGTTCGCGAGTCAGTCAACGACCGCCAGGAGCGCGTCTCCATCATCGAGTTCTCGCAGATAACGGACCAGATCGGCTCCTTTTTCGACACGCTGTCGCTGTTCCTCATCGGCATCGGCTCCATCTCGCTCGTCGTCGCCGGCGTCTCCATCCTGAACGTGATGTTGATGTCCACCATCGAGCGGCGCGAGGAGATCGGCGTCCTCCGGGCCGTCGGCTACCAGCGGCGCGACGTCATCAAGATACTGCTGGCCGAGGCGACCCTGCTGGGCGTCATCGGCGGGCTGGCCGGCGTCGTCCTCAGCGTCGGCGCGGGCGCCGTCATCGCGCAGTTCGCGCTCTCGGACCCCGCCATGGCGCTTCGGCCGGACGCGGCGGTGTACTACCTCGCCGGCTTCTTCTTCGGCGTCGTCACGAGCGCCGTCTCGGGGCTCTACCCCGCGTGGAAGGCCGCCCGCGAGCGCCCCGTGGACGCGCTCAGGTCGTAG
- a CDS encoding S9 family peptidase, which yields MTTLEPDDIYEYTGVLDAALSPSGDRAAFVATEFDPDEDRRRNSVFVVPTDGSRDPYRLTRASDASSPVWGPDGEKLGFLAARETDLAMTVGPNEEDDEEEENGDDGPKPQVWVFDLARGGDARQATDRDEGVRAFDFGPEGERIVFDARDPSDEQAEKLAERRDDGPIEIERLNHKANGVGWLDDVPSHLFVADLDTREATRLDDAYESGGMAALSGLQPAWGPDGRIAFVANYGDDPEDSAAYDVYTIDPDGSNRERVTDGEHFCSGPAWSPSGDRLAFVARHPPMNWYRPAEVYVADDDGFASVSGNIDRTVALAGAPAWTDDDTVLAPIGDEARTRLLRCHADGSPAERVFDAQGDGENLDAFDATPGGVVAGLSTSDAPTDLHAVESLSETRRLTDLNAGMVEAYDLPGHERVTFENGDGEEIEAVAFYPEGFDPTDPELHPTIARIHGGPMSYDTPGFDLTNAVFANAGYVVICVNYRGSTSYGGDFSESLRGSRGDLESDDVISGVEHLVSEGWADPDRLFCTGFSYGGITSAHIAVREEPFAAIAPEHGIYDFYSNFGTDDNHLWHEDEFGLPWENLDTYRDISSLTDVDEVETPMLITAGEEDWRCPPTQAEQLYLSVKKQGVPAKLVVYQSEHHNVGDPERAIHRLETLLDWFETHDPTVEDGEDEEDGTGE from the coding sequence GTGACGACCCTGGAACCCGACGACATCTACGAGTACACCGGCGTCCTCGACGCCGCGCTCTCGCCCTCGGGCGACCGCGCCGCGTTCGTGGCGACCGAATTCGACCCCGACGAGGACCGGCGACGCAACTCCGTGTTCGTCGTCCCGACCGACGGCTCGCGCGACCCGTACCGACTCACCCGCGCGTCGGACGCCTCCTCGCCCGTGTGGGGCCCCGACGGCGAGAAGCTCGGCTTCCTCGCGGCCCGCGAGACGGACCTCGCGATGACGGTCGGGCCGAACGAGGAGGACGACGAGGAGGAGGAGAACGGCGACGACGGCCCGAAGCCGCAGGTGTGGGTGTTCGACCTCGCGCGCGGCGGCGACGCCCGGCAGGCGACCGACCGCGACGAGGGCGTCCGCGCGTTCGACTTCGGCCCCGAGGGCGAGCGTATCGTCTTCGACGCCCGCGACCCCTCGGACGAGCAGGCCGAGAAGCTCGCGGAGCGACGCGACGACGGCCCCATCGAGATAGAACGGCTGAACCACAAGGCGAACGGCGTCGGCTGGCTCGACGACGTGCCCTCTCACCTGTTCGTCGCGGACCTCGACACGCGGGAGGCGACGCGGCTGGACGACGCCTACGAGTCGGGCGGGATGGCCGCGCTGTCGGGCCTCCAGCCCGCGTGGGGCCCCGACGGCCGCATCGCGTTCGTCGCCAACTACGGGGACGACCCCGAGGACTCGGCCGCCTACGACGTGTACACCATCGACCCGGACGGGTCGAACCGCGAGCGCGTCACCGACGGCGAGCACTTCTGTTCGGGCCCGGCGTGGAGCCCCTCGGGCGACCGGCTCGCGTTCGTCGCGCGGCACCCGCCGATGAACTGGTACCGGCCGGCGGAGGTGTACGTCGCGGACGACGACGGGTTCGCCTCCGTCTCGGGGAACATCGACCGGACCGTCGCGCTCGCGGGCGCGCCGGCGTGGACCGACGACGACACCGTCCTCGCGCCCATCGGCGACGAGGCCCGGACCCGGCTGCTCCGCTGTCACGCGGACGGCTCGCCCGCCGAGCGCGTCTTCGATGCCCAGGGCGACGGCGAGAACCTCGACGCCTTCGACGCGACGCCGGGCGGCGTCGTGGCCGGCCTCTCGACCTCGGACGCGCCGACGGACCTCCACGCCGTCGAGTCGCTCTCCGAAACCCGCCGGCTCACCGACCTCAACGCGGGAATGGTCGAGGCGTACGACCTGCCGGGCCACGAGCGCGTCACCTTCGAGAACGGCGACGGCGAGGAAATCGAGGCCGTCGCGTTCTACCCCGAGGGCTTCGACCCGACCGACCCCGAGCTGCACCCGACTATCGCGCGCATCCACGGCGGGCCGATGTCCTACGACACGCCCGGCTTCGACCTCACGAACGCGGTGTTCGCGAACGCCGGCTACGTCGTCATCTGCGTGAACTACCGGGGGAGCACCTCCTACGGCGGCGACTTCTCCGAGAGCCTCCGGGGGAGCCGCGGCGACCTGGAGAGCGACGACGTGATCTCGGGCGTCGAACACCTCGTGTCCGAGGGGTGGGCCGACCCGGACCGGCTGTTCTGTACGGGCTTCTCGTACGGCGGCATCACGAGCGCGCACATCGCCGTGCGCGAGGAGCCGTTCGCGGCCATCGCGCCCGAGCACGGCATCTACGACTTCTACTCCAACTTCGGCACCGACGACAACCACCTCTGGCACGAGGACGAGTTCGGCCTCCCGTGGGAGAACCTCGACACCTACCGCGACATCTCCTCGCTCACCGACGTGGACGAGGTCGAGACGCCGATGCTCATCACCGCCGGGGAGGAGGACTGGCGCTGTCCGCCGACGCAGGCCGAACAGCTCTACCTGAGCGTGAAGAAGCAGGGCGTGCCCGCGAAGCTCGTCGTATATCAGAGCGAGCACCACAACGTCGGGGACCCCGAGCGGGCCATCCACCGGCTCGAAACCCTCCTCGACTGGTTCGAGACGCACGACCCGACGGTCGAGGACGGCGAGGACGAGGAGGACGGAACCGGGGAGTGA
- the yqeC gene encoding selenium cofactor biosynthesis protein YqeC, giving the protein MELPDALAAEGIVCAVGAGGKKTAMAALADACDRATVTATVRIPKAFADNVARIAVTDDPASVVRDNDEWPLEVVPGAADDSRHGGYENATVAALRDVAPGPVLVKADGARMRRFKAPGDREPQLPKNTDTVLAIASVHAVGEPLDEGMVHRPERVSNLTGRPEGETVTTGDVATVLGHERGGMKDVPAGATTVAVVNMVDDDALEATAREVAAETLARSERVDRVALTKLDEARVVDVID; this is encoded by the coding sequence ATGGAACTCCCCGACGCCCTCGCCGCCGAGGGCATCGTCTGTGCGGTCGGCGCGGGCGGCAAGAAGACCGCGATGGCCGCGCTCGCCGACGCCTGCGACCGCGCGACCGTCACGGCCACGGTCCGCATCCCGAAGGCGTTCGCCGACAACGTCGCGCGCATCGCGGTCACGGACGACCCCGCGAGCGTCGTCCGCGACAACGACGAGTGGCCCCTCGAAGTGGTACCCGGCGCGGCCGACGACTCCCGGCACGGCGGCTACGAGAACGCGACGGTCGCGGCCCTGCGCGACGTGGCTCCCGGGCCGGTGCTCGTGAAGGCCGACGGCGCGCGGATGCGGCGGTTCAAGGCCCCCGGCGACCGCGAGCCGCAGCTCCCCAAGAACACGGACACGGTGCTCGCCATCGCCAGCGTCCACGCCGTCGGCGAACCGCTGGACGAAGGGATGGTCCACCGGCCCGAGCGCGTGTCGAACCTCACCGGTCGGCCGGAGGGCGAGACCGTCACGACTGGCGACGTGGCGACCGTCCTCGGCCACGAGCGCGGCGGGATGAAGGACGTGCCCGCGGGCGCGACGACCGTCGCGGTCGTGAACATGGTGGACGACGACGCCCTCGAAGCGACGGCCCGCGAGGTAGCGGCCGAGACGCTCGCGCGCTCCGAGCGCGTCGACCGCGTCGCGCTGACGAAACTCGACGAGGCGCGCGTCGTCGACGTTATCGACTGA
- the mobA gene encoding molybdenum cofactor guanylyltransferase, with the protein MRAGAIVAGGRSTRFGDADKATAVLAGTPMIRRVADRLVGVTDALVVNCRPDQRAEVEAAMDGYPNPVTVAEDPETDEGPMAGIRTACRGAARLDAEYAFVAACDMPFLDPALADLCLERAAGRDAAVPRPDEWYATTHAAYRAGAMADACDRALARGDRKILAPLDDLDWTVVERAALEARGSLDSFESVDTREAFDRAAERLSR; encoded by the coding sequence ATGCGCGCGGGAGCCATCGTCGCCGGGGGCCGCTCGACGCGGTTCGGCGACGCCGACAAGGCCACGGCCGTCCTCGCCGGCACCCCCATGATACGCCGGGTCGCGGACCGCCTCGTGGGGGTGACGGACGCGCTCGTCGTGAACTGCCGGCCCGACCAGCGCGCCGAGGTGGAGGCCGCCATGGACGGCTACCCGAACCCCGTGACGGTCGCGGAGGACCCCGAGACGGACGAGGGACCGATGGCGGGTATCAGGACGGCGTGTCGCGGCGCCGCGCGGCTGGACGCCGAGTACGCCTTCGTCGCGGCCTGCGACATGCCCTTCCTCGACCCCGCGCTCGCGGACCTGTGTCTCGAACGCGCGGCCGGCCGCGACGCGGCGGTTCCGCGCCCCGACGAGTGGTACGCGACCACCCACGCTGCCTACCGCGCGGGGGCGATGGCCGACGCCTGCGACCGGGCGCTCGCCCGCGGCGACCGGAAGATACTCGCCCCCCTCGACGACCTCGACTGGACCGTCGTCGAGCGGGCGGCCCTCGAAGCGCGCGGCTCGCTCGACTCCTTCGAGAGCGTCGATACCCGCGAGGCGTTCGACCGGGCCGCCGAACGGCTCAGTCGATAA